The following are from one region of the Cytobacillus firmus genome:
- a CDS encoding PstS family phosphate ABC transporter substrate-binding protein, with translation MKRLKKMSLLLMLSAVMAFTAACGGEEGTSANGDNSEELEGSVVIDGSGTVYPFMARMAENYMGEQENVSVEVSRSGTSAGFKKFLAEDGTDFNDASRSIKDEEKAQAEELGIDVQEMKVALDGITIVINKENDWAKELTQQEVVDIFLASAGKKKWSDVRPDFPDEEIQTYGPNENHGTYEFMFENILEEQDLPENINLQQDYSTLVDLVSKDKNAIGFFGYGYYDSNKDKLSAVKVDFGSGPVEPSLDTIKEDGDYAPFTRPVFTYLNTNMAKEKPQVLDYAIYTMKNAQDIAAETGFAPLSDEDVQASLDALNGLK, from the coding sequence ATGAAACGTCTTAAAAAAATGAGCCTATTACTAATGCTATCAGCCGTAATGGCATTCACTGCAGCATGCGGAGGCGAAGAAGGCACCAGCGCCAATGGAGATAACAGTGAAGAGCTGGAGGGCAGCGTGGTTATAGACGGTTCTGGAACAGTTTATCCATTCATGGCACGCATGGCTGAAAATTATATGGGTGAACAGGAAAATGTCTCTGTAGAAGTAAGCCGCTCCGGAACATCAGCCGGCTTTAAGAAATTCCTTGCCGAAGACGGAACTGACTTTAATGATGCTTCCCGATCAATTAAAGATGAAGAAAAGGCACAAGCAGAAGAGCTTGGAATTGATGTACAGGAAATGAAGGTTGCTTTAGACGGTATTACAATCGTAATTAACAAAGAAAATGACTGGGCTAAAGAGCTTACACAGCAGGAAGTTGTTGATATCTTCCTTGCAAGTGCAGGAAAGAAAAAATGGTCAGATGTTCGCCCTGATTTCCCGGATGAAGAAATTCAGACATATGGTCCAAATGAAAACCACGGCACTTACGAATTTATGTTTGAAAATATTCTCGAAGAACAGGATCTTCCTGAAAATATCAACTTGCAGCAGGATTACTCAACTTTAGTGGATCTTGTATCTAAAGATAAAAATGCTATCGGATTCTTTGGCTATGGTTACTATGACAGCAACAAAGACAAATTGTCTGCAGTAAAAGTTGACTTTGGCAGCGGACCTGTTGAGCCATCATTAGATACAATCAAGGAAGACGGGGATTATGCTCCATTTACTCGCCCTGTGTTCACATACCTGAATACTAATATGGCGAAAGAAAAGCCGCAGGTACTGGACTATGCTATCTATACAATGAAAAATGCACAGGATATTGCAGCAGAAACAGGATTCGCACCATTATCAGATGAAGATGTCCAGGCTTCTCTGGATGCTTTGAACGGATTGAAATAA
- a CDS encoding peptidoglycan D,D-transpeptidase FtsI family protein: protein MNRKKKKTHVPFRLNMLFFAVFLLFSMLILRLGMVQIVYGDDYKREIERTEDVTVNSPVPRGKMFDRNGQVIVDNTPQNAITFTNNGYKQDEMLEVSERLAKLIEKDTKKVQERDKKDYWIMKNPEKAEKKVTKKDKDELEKKYEGKDKELDKAIYQLTLDRITEEELSELTKDDLEVLAIYREFTSGYALTPQIVKNKKVTPEEFAVVSENLQVLPGVDTTTDWERYYAFGDTLKSVLGKVTSSDEGLPAEQIEYYMARDYSRNDRVGKSYIEMQYEEVLHGQKAKVKNITDKAGNVLETIPITDGQRGKDLVLSIDMDLQKEVEKIIEEELRKAKASSGTALLDRAYVVLMDPHTGEVLSMAGKKIVKDKDTGQSEMQDDALGNITTTYNVGSAVKGATILTGYKTGAINPGTVFYDRPLKIKGTPVKKSWRNFGPLNDINALKFSSNVYMFETVIRIGGGKYEFEKPLWIDKKAFSTVRESFAQFGLGVRTGIDLPNEQTGFKGMSTLPGFMLDLSIGQYDTYSNMQLAQYVSVIANGGNRMEPHMVKEIREPLMENNELGPIVQEMEPKVLNRVELEDGWMDRVQEGFRRVMQEKGGTGYSYFGGKEYKPAGKTGTAEAFYDGPERSKFGKEPPEVMNLSLVSFAPSENPEVAMAVLVPWAYQGSVDHGANKKIGERVLDAYFELKKERHKKGSDSKESVQKVENIDEVIEGQEDARKENEENE from the coding sequence TTGAATAGGAAGAAAAAGAAGACCCATGTTCCATTTCGTCTGAATATGCTCTTCTTTGCTGTGTTTTTATTATTTTCTATGCTGATCCTCCGGCTTGGGATGGTTCAGATTGTTTATGGCGATGATTATAAGCGTGAGATTGAAAGAACGGAAGATGTTACAGTCAACAGCCCTGTGCCAAGAGGTAAGATGTTTGACAGAAATGGACAGGTGATTGTCGATAATACCCCGCAAAATGCCATCACTTTTACTAATAATGGCTATAAGCAAGATGAAATGCTTGAGGTGTCAGAAAGGCTGGCCAAGCTGATAGAAAAAGATACCAAAAAGGTCCAGGAACGGGATAAGAAAGATTACTGGATCATGAAGAATCCTGAAAAGGCAGAAAAAAAGGTTACTAAAAAAGATAAAGATGAACTTGAAAAGAAGTATGAGGGTAAGGACAAGGAGCTGGATAAGGCCATTTATCAGCTCACTTTGGATCGGATTACAGAAGAGGAATTAAGTGAATTGACAAAAGACGATCTTGAAGTCCTTGCTATATACAGAGAATTTACAAGCGGATATGCTTTAACACCGCAGATTGTTAAGAACAAAAAAGTAACACCTGAGGAATTTGCAGTTGTCAGTGAAAATCTGCAGGTTTTACCAGGTGTTGATACAACAACCGACTGGGAAAGATATTATGCCTTTGGAGATACTTTAAAATCAGTCCTAGGAAAAGTAACAAGCTCTGATGAAGGTCTTCCGGCTGAACAGATTGAATACTACATGGCACGTGACTATAGCCGTAATGACCGTGTAGGGAAGAGTTATATCGAGATGCAGTACGAAGAAGTGCTTCACGGCCAAAAAGCAAAAGTGAAAAATATTACGGACAAAGCCGGGAATGTACTTGAAACTATTCCCATTACAGATGGTCAAAGAGGCAAGGACCTTGTGCTGAGCATTGATATGGATCTTCAGAAGGAAGTTGAGAAAATCATTGAAGAGGAATTACGTAAAGCCAAGGCATCTTCTGGAACTGCATTATTGGACAGGGCTTATGTAGTGCTGATGGATCCGCATACCGGAGAGGTTCTTTCAATGGCCGGCAAAAAGATTGTGAAGGATAAAGATACAGGCCAATCTGAAATGCAGGATGATGCATTAGGCAACATTACAACTACTTATAATGTCGGCTCAGCTGTTAAGGGTGCTACAATACTTACCGGCTATAAAACGGGGGCTATTAATCCCGGAACTGTTTTTTATGATCGTCCTTTAAAAATTAAAGGAACACCTGTAAAAAAATCCTGGAGAAATTTCGGCCCTTTAAATGATATTAATGCACTTAAATTCTCCTCCAACGTTTACATGTTTGAAACTGTCATCAGGATAGGCGGGGGCAAATATGAATTTGAGAAGCCATTATGGATAGATAAAAAGGCTTTTAGTACGGTAAGGGAATCCTTCGCCCAATTCGGTCTTGGTGTTCGGACGGGAATTGATTTGCCAAATGAGCAAACAGGCTTTAAAGGAATGAGTACATTGCCTGGTTTCATGCTTGACCTTTCGATTGGACAGTACGACACCTATTCCAATATGCAGCTTGCCCAATATGTTTCTGTCATTGCCAATGGCGGCAATAGGATGGAGCCTCATATGGTAAAGGAAATCCGGGAACCATTAATGGAAAATAATGAACTTGGCCCTATTGTTCAGGAAATGGAGCCAAAGGTTCTAAATAGAGTAGAACTGGAAGATGGCTGGATGGACCGTGTCCAGGAAGGCTTCCGCAGAGTCATGCAGGAAAAAGGCGGTACAGGTTATTCCTATTTTGGGGGCAAAGAGTATAAACCAGCGGGCAAGACAGGTACAGCAGAGGCCTTTTATGACGGACCCGAACGCAGCAAATTCGGAAAAGAGCCTCCTGAGGTCATGAATCTTAGCCTTGTTAGCTTTGCACCATCAGAAAATCCCGAGGTTGCCATGGCAGTTTTAGTTCCATGGGCTTATCAGGGAAGCGTGGATCACGGAGCGAATAAAAAAATTGGTGAACGTGTCCTGGATGCCTACTTTGAGCTTAAAAAGGAGCGTCATAAGAAAGGCAGCGACAGCAAAGAGTCTGTTCAAAAAGTGGAAAATATTGATGAAGTAATTGAAGGGCAGGAAGATGCCCGCAAAGAAAATGAAGAAAATGAATAA
- a CDS encoding Na/Pi cotransporter family protein — MLFEFFGGLGIFLYGIKFMGDGLQKSAGDRLRDLLDRFTTNPIMGVLAGMLVTMLIQSSSATTVITVGLVSAGFMTLRQAIGVIMGANIGTTITAFIIGIDVGEYALPIIAVGSVLLFFFKKQKIHNIGQIVFGFGALFYGLELMSGGMKPLRTLESFHDLTVSMSSNPVLGVVVGTVFTVIVQSSSATIGILQGLFSEELINLDAALPVLFGDNIGTTITAVLAAIGASVAARRAAAVHVLFNLVGTTIFLILLKPFTFLVETLQGKMDLNPEMTIAFAHGIFNTSNTLIQLPFVAVLAWIVTKLIPGEDAVTDYKAKHLDPMFIEQSPSIALGQAKEEVLRMGTFSVRGLEETVQYLKTGNQKHSDTAYQLEDAINNLDRKITDYLIKLSTSSLSANESAEHTMLMDTVRDIERIGDHFENVIELIDYKQANKVSITDSAMADLEQMFKLTISTVKEAMQALDHNDKIAAEHVVKKEEEIDKMERKLRKQHILRLNEGVCTGQAGIVYVDIVSNLERIGDHAVNIAEAVLGEE; from the coding sequence ATGCTTTTTGAATTTTTTGGAGGACTTGGTATCTTTCTTTATGGAATCAAGTTCATGGGGGATGGGCTCCAAAAATCAGCGGGGGATCGGCTGAGGGATTTATTAGATCGTTTTACTACAAATCCAATCATGGGTGTTTTGGCTGGGATGCTCGTAACGATGCTGATTCAAAGCAGTTCAGCAACCACAGTAATTACTGTTGGCTTGGTTTCAGCAGGTTTTATGACGCTGCGCCAGGCAATTGGGGTAATCATGGGGGCTAATATAGGGACCACTATTACTGCCTTCATCATTGGAATAGATGTTGGTGAATACGCTTTGCCAATTATTGCGGTGGGATCTGTATTACTATTTTTCTTCAAGAAACAGAAAATCCACAATATCGGGCAAATTGTTTTTGGCTTTGGTGCATTATTCTATGGGCTGGAATTAATGAGCGGAGGAATGAAGCCTCTTCGTACATTGGAATCCTTCCATGACTTGACGGTCAGCATGAGTTCAAATCCAGTTCTGGGTGTTGTTGTAGGAACAGTATTTACCGTAATCGTTCAGAGCTCGAGTGCAACAATCGGTATTCTTCAGGGCTTATTTTCTGAAGAACTGATCAATTTGGATGCTGCACTGCCGGTTCTGTTTGGAGATAATATTGGTACAACCATTACAGCTGTTTTAGCTGCTATTGGAGCGTCCGTTGCTGCAAGAAGAGCTGCCGCTGTACACGTACTGTTTAACTTAGTTGGTACAACCATTTTCCTGATTTTATTAAAGCCTTTTACATTCTTAGTTGAAACACTTCAGGGTAAAATGGATCTGAATCCTGAAATGACAATTGCTTTTGCACATGGAATTTTTAATACATCTAATACTCTTATTCAGCTTCCATTTGTAGCTGTCCTGGCGTGGATTGTGACAAAGCTCATTCCGGGTGAAGATGCGGTTACAGATTATAAAGCAAAGCATTTGGATCCTATGTTTATTGAACAGTCCCCATCGATTGCACTTGGACAAGCTAAGGAAGAAGTGCTCCGTATGGGAACATTCTCTGTACGCGGACTTGAAGAAACGGTTCAGTATTTAAAAACAGGCAATCAAAAACATTCCGATACTGCATACCAGCTAGAAGATGCAATTAATAACCTTGACCGTAAAATTACAGATTATTTAATTAAGCTCTCTACAAGTTCACTTTCTGCAAATGAATCTGCTGAGCACACAATGCTGATGGATACGGTAAGAGATATTGAGCGTATCGGTGACCATTTCGAAAATGTAATAGAGCTTATTGATTATAAACAGGCAAATAAAGTGTCCATTACTGATTCAGCCATGGCCGATCTGGAGCAAATGTTCAAATTAACCATTTCCACCGTGAAAGAAGCCATGCAGGCACTGGATCATAATGATAAAATTGCTGCAGAACATGTTGTAAAGAAAGAAGAAGAGATTGACAAGATGGAAAGAAAGCTCCGCAAACAGCACATCCTTCGATTGAATGAAGGAGTCTGCACTGGACAGGCCGGCATTGTGTATGTTGACATTGTCAGCAACCTGGAGCGTATCGGTGATCACGCTGTGAATATTGCTGAAGCTGTTTTAGGGGAAGAATAA
- a CDS encoding MFS transporter, with the protein MSKFKKLIGDVDLTKDLTLLLFIGGLYSLSAALSNTFVNIYLWKQSGEFSDLALYNLAIVVLQPLTFILAGRWAKKIDRVIVLRIGVIFLALFYLTVLFIGTNASNFLLLLGALLGVGYGFYWLAFNVLTFEITEPENRDFFNGFLGILTSVGGMIGPIAAGFIISRMEKFTGYSVIFGISLTLFSIAVFLSFFLKRRPADGRYLFRRILAERKNSLNWRMITNAHFFQGLREGTFIFVISVYVFISTGSELALGTYGLVNSSISFLGYYLVSRLLKKEYRKRAILIGGLVLYAAIFFIVSDVTYPKLLMYAAAIAVAYPLLLVPYISLTYDVIGRGWKAAEMRIEYIVVREIFLNAGRIVSILGFLAAVTFFQEEKSIPILLLIIGAGHSIIYFFVRKIQFQSA; encoded by the coding sequence ATGAGCAAATTTAAAAAACTGATCGGTGATGTCGATTTAACAAAAGATTTAACATTGCTATTATTTATTGGCGGGCTCTATTCATTAAGTGCTGCCCTTTCAAACACGTTTGTTAATATCTATCTCTGGAAGCAGTCTGGTGAGTTCAGTGATCTGGCTTTGTATAACCTGGCCATCGTTGTTCTGCAGCCTTTGACTTTTATTCTGGCGGGGAGATGGGCGAAGAAGATTGATCGTGTCATTGTACTGAGAATCGGTGTGATTTTTTTAGCCCTTTTTTATCTGACCGTACTGTTTATAGGAACAAACGCCTCGAATTTCTTATTGCTTCTTGGGGCTCTGCTGGGGGTAGGGTACGGGTTCTACTGGCTTGCTTTCAATGTACTCACTTTTGAAATAACTGAGCCGGAGAATCGGGATTTCTTTAATGGCTTCCTTGGAATACTAACATCCGTTGGGGGTATGATTGGACCAATAGCAGCGGGTTTCATTATTTCAAGGATGGAAAAGTTCACCGGTTATTCCGTTATTTTCGGAATCTCCCTGACTCTTTTTTCAATAGCAGTTTTTTTAAGCTTTTTTCTTAAAAGGCGGCCTGCCGATGGAAGGTATTTATTTAGAAGAATCCTTGCAGAACGAAAAAACAGCCTGAATTGGCGCATGATTACCAATGCCCACTTTTTTCAGGGGCTCAGAGAAGGAACCTTTATTTTTGTCATATCAGTTTATGTATTTATTTCAACTGGCAGTGAACTGGCTCTTGGTACATACGGTTTGGTCAACTCAAGTATATCTTTTTTAGGGTATTACCTTGTGTCAAGACTTTTAAAAAAGGAGTATCGGAAAAGAGCCATACTGATCGGCGGATTGGTACTGTATGCGGCCATATTTTTTATCGTTTCTGATGTCACCTATCCTAAGCTGCTGATGTATGCTGCTGCGATTGCTGTAGCTTATCCTCTCCTCCTGGTGCCTTATATCTCATTAACCTATGATGTCATTGGCAGAGGCTGGAAGGCTGCGGAGATGAGGATTGAGTATATTGTCGTCAGGGAAATCTTTTTAAATGCAGGCCGTATAGTATCGATTTTAGGTTTTTTAGCTGCGGTCACTTTTTTTCAGGAAGAAAAAAGCATCCCTATTCTTCTCCTGATAATAGGAGCCGGGCATTCCATCATTTATTTTTTCGTCAGAAAAATTCAATTTCAGTCTGCATGA
- a CDS encoding superoxide dismutase, whose amino-acid sequence MAFELPQLPYAYDALEPNIDKETMNIHHTKHHNTYVTNLNNALEGNEELLSKTVEEVVSNLDAVPEAARTAVRNNGGGHANHSLFWQIISPNGGGEPTGELADAISSKFGSYDSFKEEFAKAATTRFGSGWAWLVVNNGELEVTSTPNQDSPLMEGKTPILGLDVWEHAYYLKYQNRRPEYINSFWNVVNWDEVTKRYSAAK is encoded by the coding sequence ATGGCATTCGAATTACCGCAATTACCTTACGCTTACGATGCATTGGAGCCAAACATCGACAAAGAAACGATGAATATCCACCATACAAAGCATCACAATACTTATGTAACAAACCTTAACAATGCTTTAGAAGGAAACGAAGAGCTTCTTTCTAAAACTGTTGAAGAAGTGGTATCCAACCTGGATGCTGTTCCTGAAGCTGCCCGTACTGCTGTACGCAACAACGGCGGCGGTCATGCAAACCATTCTCTTTTCTGGCAGATCATTTCTCCAAATGGCGGAGGAGAGCCAACAGGTGAATTAGCAGATGCCATTAGCAGCAAATTCGGAAGCTATGACAGCTTTAAAGAAGAGTTCGCTAAGGCAGCTACAACTCGCTTTGGTTCAGGCTGGGCATGGCTTGTAGTAAACAATGGTGAACTTGAAGTAACAAGCACACCTAATCAGGATTCACCATTAATGGAAGGCAAGACTCCAATCCTTGGCCTTGACGTTTGGGAGCATGCTTACTACTTAAAGTACCAAAACCGCCGTCCTGAATACATCAATTCTTTCTGGAATGTTGTTAACTGGGATGAGGTAACTAAGCGTTACAGCGCTGCAAAATAA
- the pstA gene encoding phosphate ABC transporter permease PstA, whose product MKYVDTEQVHKKMGSRLLANNMAKTLFFLATLFGMVVLIVLIYRVLADSLSWINMDFLMNRLSTDPKRAGIWGAITGTFWLMLVVAPVTMILGVGTAIYLEEYAAKGRVSSFIKTNISNLAGVPSVVFGILGLTVFARTLDLGSVVLAGGLTMALLVLPVVVVASQEAIRAVPQFLREASYGMGATKWQTIKNVVLPAALPGILTGVILALSRAIGETAPLVVIGIPALLIPVPDGIFDKFTILPVQIYYWTIDSALVAEYANLAAATIVILLIVLFAMNSIAILIRNKFQKRY is encoded by the coding sequence ATGAAATATGTAGATACAGAACAAGTGCATAAAAAAATGGGCAGCCGCCTGCTTGCCAATAACATGGCTAAAACACTATTCTTTTTGGCCACTTTATTCGGCATGGTTGTATTAATTGTATTAATCTACCGGGTCCTCGCTGATAGTTTAAGCTGGATCAACATGGATTTTCTGATGAATCGCTTATCAACAGATCCTAAAAGGGCTGGAATCTGGGGAGCCATAACAGGAACATTTTGGCTGATGCTTGTAGTTGCTCCAGTAACGATGATTCTTGGAGTAGGCACAGCAATTTACCTCGAAGAATATGCAGCCAAGGGCCGTGTTTCTTCATTTATTAAAACGAACATCTCCAACCTGGCGGGCGTTCCGTCAGTTGTTTTTGGAATCCTTGGATTAACTGTTTTTGCAAGAACATTAGATCTGGGTTCTGTAGTTCTCGCAGGAGGACTAACGATGGCACTGCTGGTTCTTCCTGTTGTAGTAGTTGCCAGCCAGGAAGCAATCCGTGCTGTTCCCCAATTTCTAAGAGAGGCATCTTACGGAATGGGAGCGACAAAGTGGCAAACGATTAAAAATGTAGTACTTCCTGCAGCATTACCTGGAATCCTTACGGGGGTTATTCTTGCACTATCGCGGGCAATAGGCGAAACAGCGCCATTGGTTGTTATCGGAATACCAGCTTTGTTAATTCCCGTTCCTGATGGAATCTTTGATAAATTTACGATCCTGCCGGTACAGATTTATTATTGGACCATCGACTCTGCACTAGTAGCAGAATATGCAAACCTGGCAGCTGCAACAATTGTGATATTACTAATTGTGTTATTCGCGATGAACTCAATAGCCATCTTAATTCGGAACAAGTTCCAAAAAAGATATTAG
- the pstC gene encoding phosphate ABC transporter permease subunit PstC, whose amino-acid sequence MRVLKGVLHLAKSAVEYDKKKLNVREIIQQKKKTRSVNNYTEKLIPKILFGIAAISVFTTIGIVLTLITETIAFFKDVPFIDFFTGTELKPLGENAVFGVLPLLTGTIISTSIAMLVAIPVGLMTAIFLSEYASERTRKALKPLLEILAGIPTIVYGFFAFTFVTPLLRSFIPGLEPTNILSPGIVMGIMIIPMVASLSEDAMSSVPNAMREGALALGATKLEVTWKVVVPAAISGIIASFVLGISRAIGETMIVTIASGSSKNFTFDVTQSMQTMTAYIVEVTGGEAAAGTTLYYSLYAVAMTLFVFTLIMNLLAQYISRRFREEY is encoded by the coding sequence ATGAGAGTGCTGAAAGGGGTTTTACACTTGGCTAAAAGTGCTGTTGAATACGATAAAAAAAAGCTGAATGTACGAGAAATCATTCAGCAAAAGAAAAAAACTCGAAGTGTCAATAATTACACAGAAAAATTAATACCGAAAATTTTATTTGGAATAGCTGCAATTTCTGTTTTTACTACTATTGGAATTGTACTAACCTTAATTACGGAAACAATCGCCTTTTTTAAAGACGTTCCTTTTATAGATTTCTTTACAGGCACGGAGTTAAAGCCTTTAGGAGAAAATGCTGTCTTTGGTGTTCTGCCCTTGCTGACGGGAACAATTATTTCGACTTCAATAGCTATGCTGGTTGCTATTCCAGTGGGACTGATGACAGCCATATTTTTAAGTGAATACGCATCAGAAAGAACACGAAAGGCCTTAAAGCCTCTTCTTGAAATCCTGGCAGGTATTCCTACCATTGTTTATGGATTTTTTGCTTTTACCTTTGTAACACCTTTACTAAGATCTTTTATTCCTGGTCTTGAACCAACAAATATATTAAGCCCCGGGATTGTAATGGGAATCATGATTATCCCAATGGTAGCTTCCCTTTCTGAAGATGCAATGAGTTCTGTCCCAAATGCGATGAGGGAGGGTGCTCTTGCACTGGGGGCAACAAAGCTTGAGGTAACCTGGAAAGTGGTTGTACCAGCAGCCATTTCGGGTATCATTGCTTCGTTTGTGTTAGGAATTTCCAGAGCAATCGGGGAAACGATGATCGTCACTATTGCGAGCGGAAGTTCGAAAAATTTCACTTTTGATGTTACACAATCCATGCAGACTATGACTGCTTATATTGTGGAAGTAACAGGCGGGGAAGCAGCCGCAGGAACAACCTTATACTATAGCCTTTACGCTGTTGCAATGACATTGTTTGTGTTTACCTTAATAATGAACCTTCTTGCTCAGTATATCTCTCGCAGGTTCAGGGAGGAATATTAA
- a CDS encoding DUF456 domain-containing protein, producing MEIVYWSLIILLFIIAFAGLVFPIIPSVLFLLGGFILYGILFSFEPFNWLFWTIQGLFVLLLFGADYVANMIGVKKYGGSKAGVWGSTIGLLAGPFVIPVLGILIGPFLGAVIAELAVNRTNFNDALKIGFGSVIGFVSSAAAKAVIQGVMIIYFLFVVL from the coding sequence TTGGAGATAGTTTATTGGTCACTGATTATTCTGTTGTTTATTATCGCTTTTGCGGGTCTGGTTTTTCCAATTATACCAAGTGTGCTGTTTTTGCTGGGCGGTTTTATCCTTTATGGAATTCTTTTTTCTTTTGAACCGTTTAATTGGCTATTTTGGACGATTCAGGGGCTGTTTGTTCTTCTTCTGTTTGGAGCTGACTACGTAGCCAATATGATTGGCGTGAAAAAATATGGCGGTTCTAAAGCTGGTGTATGGGGAAGTACAATTGGCCTTTTAGCTGGCCCATTTGTCATACCTGTACTGGGAATCCTGATTGGCCCATTTCTCGGAGCGGTTATTGCTGAACTAGCAGTTAACAGGACAAACTTTAATGATGCATTAAAAATTGGATTTGGATCTGTAATCGGATTTGTCAGCAGTGCAGCAGCCAAAGCGGTAATCCAGGGAGTTATGATTATTTATTTTCTTTTTGTGGTTCTATAA